Proteins encoded together in one Thermococcus barophilus MP window:
- a CDS encoding heavy metal translocating P-type ATPase, which yields MDEKKMVHGEHVHDEAERAPEMKDMEHAHESEHREHGTEHKMHEGHEMATHKEHTGHEEHEHIHEEHAGHEGHKHSHAEHHRMMMEDFKKRFIISAILTIPILFLSPLIQRFLGFTFTFRGDHYVLFALSAIVYFYGGWPFLNGMIEEFKKKLPGMMTLIALAITVAFSYSVAVTFGLPGKTFYWELATLIDIMLLGHYIEMRSVLGASRALEELIKLMPTEAHLVTPEGIKDVPVSELKKGDIVLVKPGEKIPSDGIIIEGETSVNEAMLTGESKPVYKKPGDTVIGGSINLEGAIKVRIEKTGKDTYLMQVVELVRQAQETRSRTQDLANRAAFYLTLIAITAGTITLGTWLYLGKPFVFALERMVTVMVITCPHALGLAVPLVVSVSTSISAKKGILIRNREAFERAKDVQVVVFDKTGTLTEGKFEVTDIIALDELGEEEILKYAAALESHSSHPIAQGIVEKAKELGLEVYEVSESKVLPGKGVKGVINGKEVLVVSPGFLKENGLWREDERVNKVLEQGKTVVFLVLDGKLVGALALADKIRPESREAVKKLHEMGIKAYMLTGDNAKVAKWVAEELGLDGFFAEVLPHQKSEKIKELQEQGYTVAMVGDGINDAPALIQADVGIAIGAGTDVAIESADIILVKNDPRDVITAIHLARATYKKMVQNLAWATGYNTFAIPLAAGVLYNYGVLLSPAVGALLMSLSTVIVAINAKFLKV from the coding sequence ATGGATGAAAAAAAGATGGTGCACGGCGAACACGTGCACGATGAGGCTGAAAGAGCCCCCGAGATGAAGGACATGGAGCACGCCCACGAAAGCGAGCACAGAGAGCACGGGACGGAACATAAGATGCACGAAGGGCACGAAATGGCAACCCATAAGGAACACACGGGACATGAAGAGCACGAGCACATACATGAAGAACACGCCGGACACGAAGGGCACAAGCACTCCCACGCGGAGCACCACAGGATGATGATGGAGGACTTCAAGAAGCGCTTTATAATCTCCGCAATACTTACAATCCCGATACTGTTTCTATCTCCCCTAATACAGAGGTTTTTGGGATTCACTTTCACATTCAGGGGAGACCACTATGTCCTGTTTGCGCTCTCGGCAATAGTCTACTTCTACGGCGGCTGGCCGTTCCTCAACGGTATGATAGAGGAGTTCAAGAAGAAGTTGCCAGGAATGATGACGCTGATAGCACTGGCAATCACCGTTGCATTTTCGTACAGTGTAGCCGTGACTTTTGGCCTGCCGGGTAAGACCTTCTACTGGGAGCTTGCGACGCTTATCGACATCATGCTCCTTGGCCACTACATCGAGATGCGCTCCGTTCTCGGCGCTTCAAGGGCCCTGGAAGAGCTCATAAAGCTCATGCCAACTGAAGCACATCTCGTAACGCCCGAGGGAATAAAGGACGTTCCAGTCAGTGAGCTGAAGAAAGGCGATATAGTCCTTGTCAAACCCGGTGAGAAAATACCTTCTGATGGTATCATAATAGAAGGAGAAACCAGCGTAAACGAAGCTATGTTGACAGGTGAGTCGAAGCCCGTCTATAAGAAACCTGGTGACACTGTGATAGGCGGTTCAATAAACCTTGAAGGAGCGATAAAGGTCAGGATAGAGAAGACCGGAAAGGATACCTACCTGATGCAGGTCGTTGAGCTCGTCAGGCAGGCACAGGAGACAAGGTCAAGGACGCAGGATTTAGCTAACAGGGCTGCCTTCTACCTCACGCTCATAGCTATAACTGCTGGAACAATAACCCTCGGCACGTGGCTCTACCTCGGCAAGCCCTTCGTCTTCGCCCTTGAGAGGATGGTCACGGTAATGGTCATAACGTGCCCGCACGCGCTTGGCTTAGCTGTTCCGCTGGTCGTTTCGGTGTCAACGTCGATCTCGGCCAAGAAGGGAATCCTCATAAGGAACAGGGAGGCATTTGAAAGAGCGAAAGACGTTCAGGTGGTCGTTTTTGACAAGACCGGAACACTGACCGAAGGCAAGTTCGAAGTAACTGACATAATAGCGCTGGACGAGCTCGGTGAAGAGGAGATCCTGAAGTACGCGGCGGCACTTGAGTCCCACTCAAGTCACCCGATAGCCCAGGGGATAGTTGAGAAAGCCAAGGAGCTCGGCCTTGAGGTCTACGAGGTCAGTGAGTCGAAGGTCCTTCCGGGCAAGGGTGTCAAGGGAGTTATCAACGGAAAGGAAGTTCTTGTTGTGAGCCCGGGATTTCTGAAGGAGAACGGGCTCTGGAGGGAGGACGAGCGCGTTAACAAAGTCTTGGAGCAGGGCAAGACCGTTGTCTTCCTGGTTCTTGATGGAAAGCTCGTGGGTGCTCTGGCTTTAGCAGATAAGATAAGGCCTGAATCAAGAGAAGCCGTGAAGAAGCTCCACGAGATGGGCATAAAGGCTTACATGCTCACCGGCGACAACGCCAAAGTTGCAAAGTGGGTTGCTGAGGAGCTCGGTCTTGACGGCTTCTTCGCTGAAGTTTTACCTCACCAGAAGTCGGAGAAGATTAAGGAGCTCCAGGAGCAGGGTTACACGGTGGCAATGGTCGGCGACGGTATAAACGATGCCCCGGCTCTGATTCAAGCTGATGTTGGAATAGCCATCGGGGCAGGAACTGACGTGGCGATAGAGAGCGCCGACATAATTCTCGTCAAGAACGACCCGAGGGACGTTATAACGGCAATACACCTCGCAAGGGCTACCTATAAGAAGATGGTTCAGAATTTGGCATGGGCAACAGGATACAACACCTTTGCAATTCCTCTGGCTGCGGGTGTCCTCTACAACTATGGGGTACTGTTAAGTCCAGCCGTAGGTGCTTTGTTAATGAGCTTGAGCACGGTGATAGTGGCTATAAACGCGAAGTTCTTGAAGGTCTGA
- a CDS encoding PP2C family protein-serine/threonine phosphatase: MSGQACGAEGIVWGISHPGGRERNEDALLILPLGDACLLAVADGLGGHEGGELASKVVVEALRETFERGYTRGIGVEGVKGLLLRAYEDAHRRIVEMSPGPGKMGTTLTTAFVRNRMAVVANTGDSRAYLVQEGKIVAKTRDHSVVQELIERGIISEEEAREHPMRHVVTKALGVDLGVDTYVWELKAGDVLLLSTDGLHDYIDEGIIGKLVFGSDPRTAAEALIGEALKVTEDNVTVVVFREV; this comes from the coding sequence ATGAGCGGGCAAGCCTGTGGGGCCGAAGGAATCGTCTGGGGCATCTCACATCCCGGCGGGAGGGAGCGGAACGAGGACGCGCTCCTTATCCTGCCCCTCGGCGACGCCTGCCTCCTGGCCGTTGCCGACGGCCTTGGGGGACACGAGGGGGGAGAGCTGGCCTCGAAGGTGGTCGTTGAAGCACTCCGTGAGACTTTTGAGAGGGGCTATACACGCGGCATAGGGGTGGAGGGGGTAAAGGGTCTCCTCCTAAGGGCCTACGAGGATGCCCACCGCAGGATAGTGGAGATGTCACCCGGGCCGGGGAAGATGGGCACGACGCTTACCACTGCCTTCGTGAGGAATAGAATGGCTGTGGTAGCAAACACCGGCGACAGCAGGGCCTATCTTGTGCAGGAGGGGAAGATAGTCGCGAAGACAAGGGACCACTCGGTGGTTCAGGAGCTCATTGAGCGCGGAATCATTAGTGAGGAGGAAGCCAGAGAACACCCCATGAGGCACGTCGTTACAAAGGCCCTCGGCGTTGACCTTGGGGTTGACACCTACGTGTGGGAGCTGAAAGCCGGGGATGTCCTGCTTCTCAGCACGGACGGGCTCCATGACTACATCGATGAGGGGATTATAGGAAAGCTTGTCTTCGGATCAGACCCCAGGACGGCAGCGGAGGCGCTGATCGGGGAAGCCCTGAAGGTTACCGAAGACAATGTGACTGTCGTCGTGTTTAGGGAGGTGTGA
- a CDS encoding ATP-binding protein has translation MPVDLSGPLLSEFERAKKEFERAVAAGDMETARRSALRCASILRQLARHVPYNGELYLKKAKKWEDVAGQIERGEYGRKAVVGAEGKSTTQEKDEEDQFREYVLGLISKSRTTWDDIGGLEDVKLLMMETVVIAALKKPAAVQPWRGILLFGPPGTGKTLLASAAAGSLNATFFNVKASSVLSKYFGESSKIISALYEVAREKAPSIVFLDEIDALTTRRSNDTSEATRRMLSTLLTELEGFHGEGNEKLVLTLAATNTPWDLDEAVLSRFPKRIYVPLPDKEATKAIVRIHTEGLDISRLDLDAIAEESVRRLYSGRDIRNLCQEAIWNMIREENKDLHRLAGLPFEELRKRSLRTRPLEMRDFEEAFRKIKSPLTKKDIERYEKWAEEFGG, from the coding sequence ATGCCTGTTGACCTTTCAGGGCCCCTGCTGAGCGAGTTTGAGAGGGCCAAGAAGGAGTTTGAAAGGGCTGTCGCCGCGGGAGACATGGAGACCGCTCGGAGAAGCGCCCTCCGGTGTGCCTCCATACTCAGACAGCTGGCCAGGCACGTCCCCTACAACGGGGAGCTCTATCTTAAGAAGGCGAAGAAGTGGGAGGATGTGGCCGGGCAGATAGAGAGGGGTGAATACGGCCGAAAGGCAGTTGTCGGCGCCGAAGGAAAGAGCACGACCCAGGAGAAAGACGAGGAAGACCAGTTCAGGGAGTACGTGCTGGGGCTTATCTCCAAGTCACGGACGACGTGGGACGACATAGGCGGCCTTGAGGATGTCAAGCTCCTCATGATGGAGACGGTCGTGATAGCGGCCCTTAAAAAACCCGCCGCGGTTCAGCCGTGGAGGGGCATACTCCTCTTTGGGCCTCCCGGGACGGGTAAGACGCTCCTCGCCTCGGCCGCCGCCGGGAGCTTAAACGCCACCTTCTTCAACGTTAAAGCGTCAAGCGTCCTGAGCAAGTACTTCGGCGAGTCGAGCAAGATAATAAGCGCCCTCTACGAGGTCGCGAGGGAGAAGGCACCGAGCATAGTGTTCCTCGACGAGATAGACGCCCTGACCACGAGGCGTTCAAACGACACCAGCGAGGCGACCAGGAGGATGCTCTCGACGCTCCTCACGGAGCTTGAAGGCTTTCACGGGGAGGGGAATGAGAAGCTCGTCCTCACGCTTGCCGCCACAAACACCCCCTGGGATTTAGATGAGGCGGTGCTCTCGCGCTTTCCCAAGAGGATTTACGTGCCCCTACCGGACAAGGAGGCGACCAAGGCGATAGTGAGGATACACACTGAGGGGCTTGATATTTCGAGGCTCGACCTGGACGCGATAGCGGAGGAGAGCGTGAGACGTCTGTACTCTGGAAGGGACATCAGGAACCTCTGTCAGGAGGCCATATGGAACATGATACGCGAGGAGAACAAAGACCTCCACAGGCTTGCCGGGCTTCCCTTCGAGGAGCTGAGGAAGCGCTCATTGAGAACCCGCCCGCTTGAGATGAGGGACTTTGAGGAGGCGTTCAGGAAGATAAAGAGCCCTCTGACAAAGAAGGACATCGAGCGCTATGAAAAGTGGGCGGAGGAGTTCGGGGGATGA
- a CDS encoding serine/threonine-protein kinase, with protein sequence MDDDILEGLVKLFVFIVIVSAIFGRAAGFIIFIVIAMWFGHLIKHLLKDVSKSRRYKRQYPKTVPPVPPVPKEDMKDLLRKSVIIELPPKVHAGEEIPLRIGFRNLLRGTINVEIDLGDLSRHLDLSSTRVYFRAVRPGEYVSQTVTAVPRGRGRVSAKVVVRSGMVSAKVKVRTEIIERTGIEPKTPVPAPVPVPAGNRQDSTGGTPRTPLEELFARYRKVEPIGEGGFARVYRAEKHDGSVVALKVPLSLTEEGGKTFLREVRNWSLLSHPNIVELYDYNIFPLPYLEMEYCETSLAKLEKPLSPEKAARIIFDVAEGLKYAHSKGVIHRDLKPSNILLKGGRAKVSDWGLSKLLKESRTTHTVSFTPLYAAPEQISSRFGGTDERTDVWQIGAVLYELLTGRPPFEGEDFVEVASKITLEEPVPPGQLNPDAKPLEPVVMKCLAKRKEERYQSVEELQRDLAEFLGKNYRENLSKSVSINDLSRSAYYAGELFLLYLKLNDLVNALKYADDLAHYARGEVREELLSLREQLRLRLENGLDVPEELVEKAEIIIHKIKLGFEGV encoded by the coding sequence ATGGACGACGACATCCTGGAGGGCCTCGTCAAGCTCTTCGTGTTTATAGTCATAGTATCCGCCATCTTCGGGAGGGCGGCCGGATTTATAATATTCATCGTGATAGCCATGTGGTTTGGACACCTGATAAAACACCTGCTCAAGGACGTTTCGAAATCCAGAAGGTACAAGAGGCAGTATCCCAAAACGGTTCCGCCAGTTCCTCCGGTACCGAAGGAGGACATGAAGGATCTCCTCCGCAAGTCGGTGATAATCGAGCTTCCCCCCAAGGTCCACGCTGGTGAGGAGATACCCCTCAGGATCGGCTTCAGGAACCTGCTCAGGGGCACCATAAACGTCGAGATAGACCTCGGCGACCTCTCCAGGCACCTCGACCTCAGCTCCACGAGGGTGTACTTCAGGGCCGTCAGGCCCGGGGAGTACGTCTCCCAGACCGTCACCGCCGTTCCGAGGGGGAGGGGCAGGGTCAGCGCTAAGGTCGTGGTTCGCTCCGGCATGGTAAGCGCCAAGGTGAAAGTGCGAACCGAAATAATCGAGAGAACGGGGATAGAGCCCAAAACCCCAGTTCCGGCCCCGGTCCCGGTTCCCGCCGGGAATAGGCAGGACTCTACCGGCGGTACCCCCCGTACCCCACTGGAGGAGCTCTTCGCGAGGTACAGGAAGGTTGAGCCCATCGGTGAGGGCGGCTTTGCAAGGGTCTACCGTGCGGAAAAGCACGACGGGAGCGTCGTTGCCCTAAAAGTCCCGCTCAGTCTGACGGAGGAGGGGGGCAAGACATTCCTCAGGGAGGTAAGGAACTGGTCGCTCCTCAGCCACCCGAACATAGTCGAGCTCTACGACTACAACATATTCCCCCTCCCCTATCTTGAGATGGAGTACTGCGAGACGAGCCTTGCAAAGCTCGAAAAGCCCCTCAGCCCCGAAAAGGCGGCGAGGATAATCTTCGACGTTGCGGAGGGGCTAAAGTACGCCCATTCCAAAGGCGTAATCCACCGCGACCTCAAGCCGAGCAACATCCTGCTCAAGGGCGGGAGGGCCAAGGTGAGCGACTGGGGGCTCAGCAAGCTCCTCAAGGAGAGCAGGACGACCCACACGGTCAGCTTCACACCGCTCTACGCCGCTCCGGAACAGATAAGCTCCCGCTTTGGCGGAACAGATGAGAGGACCGACGTGTGGCAGATAGGGGCGGTTCTCTACGAGCTGCTTACCGGGAGGCCTCCCTTCGAGGGGGAGGACTTCGTCGAGGTGGCATCGAAGATAACCCTTGAGGAGCCAGTGCCGCCGGGTCAGCTGAACCCCGACGCGAAGCCCCTTGAGCCGGTCGTGATGAAGTGCCTCGCGAAGAGGAAGGAAGAGCGCTACCAGTCGGTTGAGGAGCTCCAGAGGGATTTGGCCGAGTTCCTCGGGAAGAACTACCGCGAGAACCTCAGCAAAAGCGTTTCAATCAACGACCTGTCGAGGAGCGCCTACTACGCGGGCGAGCTGTTCCTCCTGTACCTGAAGCTCAACGACCTTGTTAATGCACTCAAGTACGCCGACGACCTGGCTCACTACGCGAGAGGGGAGGTGAGGGAAGAACTGCTCTCCCTGAGGGAGCAGCTCAGGCTCCGCCTTGAGAACGGCCTCGATGTTCCCGAGGAGCTGGTCGAGAAGGCCGAGATAATCATCCACAAGATAAAGCTTGGATTCGAGGGGGTGTGA
- a CDS encoding DUF302 domain-containing protein: protein MKGEMNEMENGGVGGHGKMGGMKGMKGKGKMKGGCKGHGKGMKGMGKGRHGMHGMEEPKKGYAYVREVETGFDETVARVKEELKKEGFGVLSEVRVDRLFKEKLDLDMEPYVILGACNPKFSSQLIGIDINSGTFLPCNLVVYVKDGKTYVSLLLPTKAMSITGNDELLEVAAKVEEILKGVVDRV from the coding sequence ATGAAAGGCGAAATGAATGAAATGGAAAACGGCGGAGTGGGAGGCCACGGGAAAATGGGTGGCATGAAGGGAATGAAAGGTAAGGGAAAGATGAAGGGTGGCTGTAAGGGCCACGGCAAGGGAATGAAAGGCATGGGAAAGGGCCGCCACGGAATGCATGGAATGGAGGAACCCAAGAAGGGGTACGCCTATGTCAGAGAGGTTGAAACCGGTTTCGATGAGACCGTGGCGAGGGTCAAGGAGGAGCTGAAGAAGGAGGGCTTCGGTGTCCTCAGCGAGGTCAGGGTTGACCGGCTTTTCAAGGAGAAGCTCGACCTTGACATGGAGCCATACGTCATCCTCGGCGCCTGCAACCCGAAGTTCTCAAGCCAGCTTATCGGAATAGACATCAACAGCGGTACCTTCCTGCCCTGCAACCTGGTGGTGTACGTGAAGGACGGAAAGACCTACGTGAGCCTGCTGCTCCCTACGAAGGCCATGAGCATAACCGGGAACGACGAGCTGCTTGAGGTTGCGGCGAAGGTCGAGGAGATACTGAAGGGCGTTGTTGACAGGGTTTGA
- a CDS encoding class I SAM-dependent methyltransferase → MSRVYRTKAQAKKTYDRISRFYDYFAGVFEGKYRDRALELLDIKKGEIVLEIGFGTGHCLKKMAELVGKEGKVYGIDISSGMLEVSRKRLEKAGLLDRVELYCGDASKLPYEDNKFDAVFMSFTLELFDTPEIPEVLNEVRRVLKPGGRLGVVSMSKEGRGLLMRIYEWLHEKLPQYLDCRPIHLSQTLKDAGFLVMHEEVRRIFGLPIEIIIALKPGRKNHGRVAVRKGLRLLL, encoded by the coding sequence GTGTCGCGGGTATATAGAACCAAGGCCCAGGCGAAAAAGACCTATGACAGGATCAGCCGGTTTTACGATTATTTTGCTGGTGTCTTTGAGGGGAAGTATAGAGACAGGGCATTGGAGCTATTGGATATTAAAAAAGGAGAAATTGTGTTAGAGATCGGCTTTGGAACCGGGCACTGCTTGAAGAAAATGGCCGAGCTTGTGGGTAAAGAGGGAAAGGTTTACGGCATCGACATATCATCGGGCATGCTTGAGGTCAGCAGAAAAAGGCTCGAAAAAGCCGGGCTGCTGGATAGGGTTGAGCTGTACTGTGGGGATGCCTCAAAACTGCCCTATGAGGATAATAAATTCGATGCCGTTTTCATGAGCTTCACCCTTGAGCTCTTTGACACGCCGGAAATTCCGGAGGTTCTCAATGAGGTTAGAAGGGTTTTGAAGCCCGGCGGAAGGCTTGGTGTGGTCAGCATGTCAAAGGAAGGCAGGGGGTTGCTGATGAGAATTTACGAGTGGCTCCATGAAAAGCTCCCTCAGTACTTGGACTGCCGGCCGATTCATCTTTCCCAGACTTTGAAGGATGCGGGTTTTTTGGTGATGCACGAAGAGGTGAGGCGGATTTTTGGACTTCCCATCGAGATCATCATTGCATTAAAACCCGGGAGGAAGAATCATGGAAGAGTCGCCGTTAGAAAAGGGTTGAGACTTCTGTTATAA
- a CDS encoding methyltransferase family protein codes for MSWLYVVLFALWLVLDGYVFSEIKKIYEKGEILPTNVAIAVWTSYILHFVLIVWASLEGLWRLPINTTVALASGLVVAAVGSIIMLLGIWEFRSFKRMSGLDTSKLVTTGIYRYSRNPQNLGLLLIFLGISLAGRSLLALLLTAAFAIGFHKYVVELEEPYLERIFGEEYRRYKERTPRYFGRPKSRRDNP; via the coding sequence ATGAGCTGGCTTTATGTGGTTCTCTTTGCTCTCTGGCTGGTGCTGGATGGGTATGTGTTTTCGGAGATAAAGAAAATCTACGAGAAGGGGGAAATTCTGCCCACTAATGTCGCCATCGCAGTGTGGACATCATACATACTCCACTTCGTTCTGATAGTGTGGGCGTCTTTAGAGGGACTCTGGAGACTACCAATTAACACAACGGTTGCCCTGGCTAGCGGTCTTGTGGTTGCTGCTGTGGGGAGTATCATAATGCTACTCGGCATATGGGAGTTCCGCTCATTTAAGAGAATGTCCGGGCTGGACACATCAAAGCTCGTGACCACGGGTATCTACAGATACAGCAGAAATCCCCAAAACCTTGGGCTGTTGTTAATCTTCCTTGGGATATCGCTCGCGGGCAGATCCCTCCTTGCGCTTCTGCTCACAGCGGCGTTTGCCATCGGCTTCCATAAATACGTGGTGGAGCTTGAGGAGCCTTATCTTGAGCGTATTTTTGGAGAGGAATACCGAAGGTATAAAGAGAGAACCCCAAGGTATTTTGGACGTCCAAAAAGCCGGAGGGACAACCCATAA